The window CAAGCTCAAGCCCGATCTGCTGAACAATCAGAATTTCGTTGTTGCTTATCTCGTGCGTTTGCAGCCGACGGCCGATGAGGATCCGCGTCACGATCAACAAGTGCTCGCCGCGCTGCTCGATCGCCAAGCAAAGTTTGCCGATCGCCTGTCGCCAGCGCACAACAGCTTGAAGGCCCACGTTCTTTACAACCAACTCCTTCTCGATCGGCAAAAGGGCATCTACGACAAGGAGAAGTTCCTCGCCTATCTGAAGCTGCCGCGACACGTGGGTTATGTCTCGCGAGCGATGCAAGAATCGCAGCCGTATCGGCAGTTCCCGGTTGATCTGAATCAGAACTACGGCGGAGCGACGCTACTGCCGCCGATTGGTCAGGATGAGCCGCTGGTGCGGACATTCTTGCTCCACTTCCTGCGTGATGCAGCCGACATCAAGGAATTTGAGCCCTACGTCAACGACACTTACCTCAAGCATCTGCTGGCCGAAGTTAAGATCGTCAACGGCTTGGGGGATGCCGAGAAATGGGCCTCGCTCCTGCCGCCGGAGCAGTACAAGCAGCTGAAAGAGCGAGTCGACATCGACTTTGCCTTCACCAACAAAACCAGCTACAGCGCCGATGAAGCAGTCGCTCTCGACCTGCACATCAAGAACGCCGGCACGCTGATCGTGAAAGTGTTTGAGCTCAACACGAAGAACTTCTATCGCTCGAATCTGCGCGAGGTCGACACCGACATCAACCTCGATGGCCTCGTACCGAACTACGAACAGACGCATCAATTCACCGATGCGCCGGTGCGCCGCGTGCCGAAGAAATTTGAGTTTCCGCAGCTGTCGCGCCCTGGCATTTATGTGATTGATTTCATCGGCAACGGCCGCAGCAGCCGAGCGCTCGTTCGCAAGGGCGGCTTGAAGCAACTCGTTCGCACTTCCGCCGCCGGCCAGGTCTTCACGGTGCTCGACGACAAGCAACAGGTGGTGAAGAACGCCTCGATCTATCTCGGTGGTCACGAATACACGGCTGAGAAGGACGGCACGGTGATCGTTCCGTTCAGCACGAATCCCAACCGGGCAACCATCGTGATTTCCGCTCCGACGACGAACGAAAAGGGAGTGAAGAGCGAATACTCATCGCTCGGCAACTTTTTGCACGAAGCCGAAAGCTACGGCTTGTCGGCTGGTTTCTACGTCGATCGCGAATCGCTCCTGAAGCGAAAAACGGCCAAGGTGCTGATCCGCTCCAGCCTCAATATCAATGGCACGCCGGTGACGCTCGGTCTGCTGGAAGAAGTGAAGCTCCTCATCACGTCGACCGATCTCGATGGTGTGGCCGCGACGCAAGAGATTCCGAACCTCAAGCTGTTCGAAGACCGCGAGACGGTTCATGAATTCCAGGTGCCGCAGCGCTTGGCTGCGATTAACTTCCAGCTGACCGCTCAGGTAAAGCAAGTCAGCAACGGCAGTCAGAAGGTCAACCTGTCGGCGGGCGGCGTGTTTACGCTGAACGAAATCGACCGGACCGATAAGATCGAAGATTTGCACCTGATGCAAACCGCCAGCGGTTACATCGTCGAACTGCGTGGCAAAACCGGCGAGAGCAAAGTCTCGCGCCCAGTGAACTTCGTCATCAAGCATCGCAACTTCCGTCAGCCGCTGAATGTGACGCTGAAGTCGGACCCCAGCGGCCGGATCAATCTTGGTCAACTCATCGACATCGCGAATGTCACTGCGACTGGCCCGGAAGGCACGTCGCACAACTGGCAGCTCCGCATTGATGCTCACACCTACCCTTGGACATTGCACGGCAAAGTCGGCGATGTTCTGACGCTGCCATACTTGCCCCGCGACGGCAAACTCGCTGCCGCTGACGACGATGTGAGCAAAGATCAGCTGCGGCAAGAACTCTCGCTGCTCGAAGTGCGCGAAGAAAAGTTCGTCGCCGATCGCTTCGATCATCTGTCGATTAAGAACGGCTTGATCACGTTCGAAAAACTCCCGGCCGGCGATTACGACCTGTTCCTCAAGTCGCATCACCGCCACGTGAAAATCCGCGTCACTGCTGGCGAGCAAGCTGGCCGTTACGCCCTTGGCAAGTGGCGACAGCTCGAAACGCAGCCGATCGCCGCGCTGCAAATCAATGCGGTGAAGTTCACCGAAGTTCCTGCGAAGGACAAAGAACCCGCTGGCGAGAAACTGGTAATCGAACTGAAGAACGCCACGAAATACTCGCGCGTCCACGTCTTCGCCACGCGGTTTGTGCCGGAGTACAGCGCGTTCGATCAGTTGGCTCGCGTGCATGCCGCCGAACCGTATGTCTTCCGCTTTGCTCCCGCCGAATCGGCTTATCTGACTGGCCGCAACATCGGCGATGAGTATCGCTACATCATCGACCGCAAGTACGCGCCGAAGTTCCCCGGCAACTTGCTCGATCGGCCGTCGCTGCTGCTCAATCCCTGGGCCGTTCGTGCGACGCAAACCGGCGAACAAGTCGCGCAAGGGGGCGACGCCTTCCGCGCCCGCGGCGATGGGGCCAAATCGCAAATGGGCCGCACTTCGGAAGAAAAACCCGGTCAAAGCCAGGCCGGAGGCAACTTTGCCGATATCGATTTCCTCTCGCAAACCTCGGCAGTGCTCGTGAACCTGGCCGCCGATGAGAAGGGGATCGTCGAAATCGATCGCGTCGCCCTTGGCAGCCATCAGCAACTGCACATTGTGGCCGTCGATCCGTCGAGCACGACCTACCGCAGCCTCGAACTGCCCGAAGTCAAAATGGATTTCGTTGATCTGCGCTTGATCAACGGCCTCGATCCAAAGCTGCACTTCACGCAGCAAAAGCAGATCACCATCGTCCCGGCCGGCAAGACCTTTACGCTCAACGACATCACGACGAGCAAATTCGAAGCCTACGACAGCCTGGCCCGCGTCTATTCGCTGTATGCCACGTTGAGCAATGATCCCAAGCTCGCCGAGTTTGCGTTCATTCTCAACTGGCCGAAATTAAAGGCCGAAGAAAAGAAGACGCTCTACAGCAAGTATGCCAGTCACGAACTGAGCTTCTTCCTCTTCAAGAAGGATCCGCAGTTCTTCAAGGAAGTGATCGTTCCTTACCTGGCCAACAAGAAGGACAAGACGTTTGTCGATAACTTCCTCCTCGAGAAGAACCTCGACGAATACTTGAAGCCTTGGAACTACGGTCAGCTGAACACGGTCGAGCGGATTCTGCTCGCGCAGCGGTTGAAGGACGAACGGCTGAATACCAGCCGCTTTGTAAACGAATCCTATTCGCTGTTGCCGCCGAATATCGACAACTTCATTCGCTTGTTCGATACCGCCGTTCGCGGTGGTTCGATGGATACGAACGATGCGCTCGGCCTCGTCGCTGCGACGGGTCAGGCCATGAATGCCAACGGCTCGGCGCGATTCTTCGATGCCCGTGGTGGCGGATTTGGCGGCGGCTTGCCCGGCGCTCCACCACCTGTGGTGAATGCCCCGTCGCCCCTTGATCCAGCCGCCCCAGCAGCAGCAGCCGACATGCCTGCCTTGCAACGCAAAGCCGGCGAAATGGACAAGCTGATGGAGAAGCAGGAAGCAGCCGCGAAGAAGGGAGCCGCGAAGGACGGTCGCGCCAAGCGCGACATGGCTGAGCGGGAAGTCGAGGAACTCCGCGCGGAGTTGAAGGACGTCGATCTCTTCTACGATGCCGACGGCGGCGAAAAGCTCCGTCGCAGTCAGATGCGTCAGCTCTTCCGTCAGCTCGAAAAGACGATGGAATGGGCCGAAAATAACTACCATCACCTGACCATTGATCAGCAGAACACGCACTTGATCTCGGTCAACGCGTTCTGGAAAGACTTCGCCGAACACGATCCGGCCACTGCGTTCTATACGCGTAACGCTGCCGAGGGTGCGCGGAACTTCCCAGAAATGATGTTCGCTCTATCGGTGCTCGATCTGCCGTTCGAATCGCCGAAGCACGAAACGAAATTCGATGGCGCTAAGATGACGCTCGTTCCCGGTGGCCCGCTCGTGGTCTTCCACGAAGAGATCCGCCCGGCCCCTGCCGCCGATGGCGCCACCAAGGTGCTCGTCAGCCAGAACTTCTATCGCCAAGGCGATCGCCATCGCCAGGAAAACGGCGAACAGGTTGATAAGTTCGTCACGGAAGAGTTCCTGGTTCACACTGTCTACGGTTGCCAGGTCGTTGTCACCAACCCGACGTCTGCCCGGCAGAAGCTGAACCTGCTGCTACAAATTCCCGTCGGCGCCATCCCGGTTCTCAACAGCCAGGCGACGAAGACGGTGCATATCCAACTCGAGCCCTATCACACGCAAACGCTCGATTACCACTTCTACTTCCCGACTGCTGGCAAGTACGTTCACTTCCCGGTGCACGTCGCGAAGAACGAAACACTGATCGCTTCTCCCGAGCCATTTATCTTCAGCGTCGTCGACAAGCCGACGAAGGTTGATACCCAATCGTGGGATTACATTTCGCAGAACGGCACGAACGATCAAGTGCTCGAGTTCTTGCGGAAGAACAACATCCAGAGTGTGAATCTCGTTCGTATTGCCTGGCGGATGAAGGATGCGAAATTCTTCACTGCGGTGACCGAGCTACTCGCCAAGCACCACATCTACAACGAACACATCTGGTCGTATTCGCTGCTGCACAACGTGCCCGCGGCGGCTCGTGAATACCTGCAGTACAACGACCGCATCGTGAACGAATGCGGCGGCCGGCTCACGAGCGCGCTGTTGGTGATCGATCCGATCGTTCGCCGTCAGCTGGAACATCTCGAGTACAAGCCGCTGGTAAACGCCCGCGCTCACGCCCTCGGCAAGCGGCGGCACATCGTCAACGACCGCTTCTTCGAGCAGTATCACCGCTTTCTCAAAGATCTGTCGTATCAGCGTGAGCTGACCGACGAAGATTTGCTCGCGGTGACTTACTACGAGTTGCTGCAAGATCGGATCGAAGAAGCGCTCGCGACCTACGACCGAGTGAATCCTGCCAATCTGGAAATGAAACTGCAGTACGACTACTGCACGGCTTATCTCGATTTCTTCACCGGCGAACACGCGGAAGCCCGCGCGATTGCCATGAAGCATGCGAACCATCCCGTCGATCGTTGGCGGAATACTTTTGGCACGATCATCCAACAGCTCGATGAAGCCGAAGGAAAGGGTTCGAAGGCAATCGATCCAGAAAATCGGAACGAGACGCAAGGTCAACTGGCCTCGACTGAGCCGAGCTTCGAGTTCCTAGTCGAAGCCAAGCAAGTGAAGCTCGATTATCAGAACGTGAAAACCATCCGCGTAAACTACTACGAGATGGATGTTGAGTTGCTCTTCAGCCGCAACCCGTTCCAGCAGGTCAGCGGCCAGTTCAACAGCATCAAGCCGAACCTGTCGCAGGAAATTGAAGTTCCCGCCGACAAGAAGAGCATCGCGCTCAACCTGCCGCCGGAACTCGCCAATCGCAACGTGCTGGTCGAGATCGTCGCCGGCGGCGTGACGAAGACTCAGGCTTATTACGCTCACTCGCTCACACTGCAAGTGATCGAGAACTACGGCCAGGTCAAAGTCACCCAGCAAGCCAGCGGCAAGCCTGTGCCGAAGGCCTACGTCAAGGTCTACGCGACCATGGGCAACGGCGAAGTGAAGTTCTACAAGGATGGCTACACCGACATCCGCGGCCGCTTCGACTACGCGTCGCTGAGCACCAACGATCTCGACGGCGCGCAGAAGTTTTCGCTCCTCGTGCTCAGCGATGACTACGGCGCGATGGTGCGAGAAGCGACTCCGCCGCAGCGGTAGTCGGCGTGGTGCAACTTAGTGGGAGAGCTCAGGTACTGCGGCACAGCGTAACGCTGCTGCCGCAATCAGGCTCAACCCCACCGCGACCGCGAGGGGGTGCGACAGCCCGAGCAAGTGCTCGGCTGTCGGGCTAAGAATCGCGGGCGCGATTGGTGCGCTGCCAGAAAGATCGAGTTGCTCAGGCGGAAGATTCCAATCGCGGATGTTCTCCCAGCCGAATTTCGTCCGCCGCCAGCCATCGTCGATGGCGGCTGCTTCGGCGCCGGTCTGTCCTGCCGCGAAGGATTGAGCCGCCAAAAGCAGGCACAGTCCGATCATGCCGACAATGCTGCGTTTGCCGAACAAGCGGCGCACAAGGGCGATGTCGATTTGGGTTGCAGCAGCGGTTCGCATGACTGCAGACATCGCAGCGCTCGTGCCTCGGCTCGGCGCTCTCTTCGCTGCTGTGCGCAACCGTCGCACTGCCAGCGACTTGCACAATCGCGGCAATTTTCGCAGTGCGTCGCGCGTGGCGATTCTGCCTCATGCTGCGTTTATGGCTGGCAACGCGTCACTCTGTCGGACTAAGGCAAATCCCTATGCTTGAGCGGCATTCTCATTTGACGCACGGCTGCCACGGACTAGGTTTCATCGAGCGGTGACGAGTAATGCGCGGCCTTAAATTGCGGACGATTCTGCTGAACGGCGCTCACTTCGTCAGAACAAATTTGCTGCCCCTGCCGTGAACGGAACACACATGCCGAATGCTACGCCTGGTCTGAAGGAACTGCTCGGGAACGCCCAACTGCCGGCCCTGCCGCAGAGCGCGATCCGCCTGCTCGAACTATCGCAAAACCCCGACAATGGCCCGGCCGAATTTGCCGTGCCGATCGAAGCCGACCCCGGCCTGACCGGCCAGGTGCTGAAGTTCGTCAACTCGTCGTACTTCGGTTTCTCGCGCGAGATCTCGAGCGTCAAGCTGGCGATTACGCTCGTCGGCATTCGCACGATCAAGAACTTCGCGCTGTGGAGCGCGGTCTTCAGTCTCATGCCGAATCCGAAGTGCGGGCCGTTCGACCTGAAGAGCCTCTGGCAGGATTCGCTCCGCCGCGGCTTGTTCGCTCGCGCCTTCGGCAAGCTCAAGGGCCTCAAGGATGCTGAAGATCTCTTCGCCGCCGCCTTGCTGCAAGACATGGCCGTGCCGTTGCTCGCCAAGGAACTGCCGACGCAATACGTCGAACTGCTGCAAGGCCGCAACAACGGCGAAGTCCGCCTGAGCACGCTCGAACAAGCCAAGTTTGGTTGGACGCACGCGACGGCCGCTGGCGTGATGGCTCGCAGCTGGAGCCTGCCGGAAGAGTTCGCCCGCCTGATTGAAAAGCATTGCGACTTGAACCAACTCGTCGATAGCGGCAGCAAAGACATCGGCGCCGTTTCAGTCGCCCTCTCTGCTTCGCTCCCCGCTGCCAGTGACAAAGTGTGGTGCGAACGTGAAACGTTCCTCGCCGCCTTTACGAAGGTCGCTGGGCCGGGCGTCAATCCGAAAGAAGCCCTCGCCAAGGTCGATCAAGAATTCACCGAGTTCGGCCCCGTGCTGAAGCTCGCCGCGCCGGCCAAGTCGCTGGTGGCTTACTTGGAAGAACAGACCGTGCCTGCTTAGCGGCTGGGCTCGTTACAATATCGAGAGAATGAAGCCAACGCGAACTCAGGTTCGCAGTTGGCTTCTTCTTTTTCTTGGCTGACGCATTTGTCGGCATGTCTCAGAGCTAGTCTCGAGTTGCACTTGCCAGATTTTCCGAACGGAGGTATTACACCCACGCGAAAAATCCGCTGACCTCTGTGAGTCGTTCGAACCATGCCGCGCCTGATCGATTGTTTCAGGATCGCCGCGTTGGCGGTGGTGATCGGCATCTTTTGGGCTGGGCCCTGCGCCGCGCAGCAGAATCTCTTTAACGTCCCTTCGGCGAGAATCACTCCACCAGAGGACGTCTTTTTTCAGCAGCAATTCAATTTCTTGCAAGACGGCGCGTCGAACACCACGATCGAATTTGGACTTTGGGAGGGATTCGAAGCCGGCTTCAACATCCTGGATGTGCCGCTTTATCTCGGAGGCGGCATCGCCGACCTCGACTCCAATAACACCGCCGATTTCCTGGTCAATTTGCAGAAGGGAATTCCGCTGAGCGAGCTGGTGCATCTGGGAATTGGCACGCAGTTGGGAGTTACTCAACTGGGGACCGCCCTGGATGCACAGCGGCCTACGGCGCTGGTCAACTTCGATTGGATCGTAGTGGAATCGGAAATTCCCGACGTGGGATTTTTTTACGGCGGTGCCTACTACGGCAACAAACCTTATCTCGGCAAGGGAAACACTCTGGGCCTGATGCTGGGAACGGAAGTGCCGATTGTTGAAGACAAATTTTCGTTCATGGCCGACGTCCTCATGGGTAGCAACGACATTAGCGTGGCCGTGATCGGCGGCGTGTACACCTTTCCTGGCACCCGCTGGCAGCTATCGCTGGGCGCCCAACTTCCCTTCCCCGGCAGTCACAACGACTTCGGCGCCGTGCTCGAGATCACGCGCGTGGCGGGCAATCCTAAGAGAGAATTGGGCCCGCTCGGCACTCTGCCCTAACGCAATGCTGAAGAGAGACTTGGCTGATGGCCAGCAACCGCCGTTGGCCAAAACCGCGGTTCGCGCTAGAATACTCCTGCCATGACGGCAACATTGCCCGCGATAGCTACAGCTGCCGAAAACCTTCGGCTGCTGCCCGATGCGCTTCGGCGTTATGAGGGCTTTGCCGAAGCGGTGGCGGCCCTGGCTGCAGGTCAACCCGCCACGTTCGACGGAGTCTGGGGCTCGAGCTGCGCGCTGCTGGCGGCCGCCCTGGCCAAGTCGCACGGTCGGCCGCTGCTAATTGCCACCGCGCACGACCGCGAAGCCGACGATCTCGTCGCCGACATGCCTCTCTTCGGCGTCACGCAGGCGGAAGTTTTTCCGGCTTGGGATCCAGCGTCTGAAGAGCGCGGCCTGCGCGATGAAAGCTACGGCGATCGAATCCGGCTGCTGAAGAAGCTGGTCGCTCCGGCTGCCGCTGGCAATCCGCCGATTCTGGTCGCGAGCATCGGCGCTCTGATGCAACCGGTGCCGAGCGCGGAACAGGTACGCAAGTCGACACGCACCATCCGCCGCGGCGAACGGATCGATGTCGAATCCTTGCTGC is drawn from Anatilimnocola floriformis and contains these coding sequences:
- a CDS encoding HDOD domain-containing protein gives rise to the protein MPNATPGLKELLGNAQLPALPQSAIRLLELSQNPDNGPAEFAVPIEADPGLTGQVLKFVNSSYFGFSREISSVKLAITLVGIRTIKNFALWSAVFSLMPNPKCGPFDLKSLWQDSLRRGLFARAFGKLKGLKDAEDLFAAALLQDMAVPLLAKELPTQYVELLQGRNNGEVRLSTLEQAKFGWTHATAAGVMARSWSLPEEFARLIEKHCDLNQLVDSGSKDIGAVSVALSASLPAASDKVWCERETFLAAFTKVAGPGVNPKEALAKVDQEFTEFGPVLKLAAPAKSLVAYLEEQTVPA